Proteins encoded together in one Vallitalea longa window:
- a CDS encoding NifU family protein has product MKDKVQEVLDQVRPGLQGDGGDVRLVEVTDDGIVKVELEGSCKGCPFSQLTVKNFIEKTLKEQIPEVKEVVSVN; this is encoded by the coding sequence ATGAAAGATAAAGTACAAGAAGTATTAGACCAAGTACGTCCAGGATTACAAGGTGACGGTGGTGACGTTAGATTAGTTGAAGTAACAGATGACGGTATCGTAAAAGTTGAATTAGAAGGTTCTTGTAAAGGATGTCCTTTTTCACAATTGACTGTTAAAAACTTCATTGAAAAAACATTAAAAGAACAAATTCCAGAAGTAAAAGAAGTTGTATCTGTTAATTAA